A portion of the Paenibacillus hamazuiensis genome contains these proteins:
- a CDS encoding sulfite exporter TauE/SafE family protein: MDIKIALMGLLVGFMVGLTGVGGASLLTPILVIIGINPKIAVATDLFYNSVTKLFGSIQHIRQKTINVKLVIYLAIGSIPSAIVAILLLQFYNPLAGHQDEIIKHSLGFVLVLVAIITLAKQFFEPLGKTKLQDKPIEEKRALTIAIGAVLGFIVGLTSIGSGSLFAIAMLYLYRLTAAELVGTDIVHAFFLVSAAGLLHAGLGNIDYMLALNLLVGSVPGVLLGSSLSAKMPAKPLRAIMATLILISGLKLI; encoded by the coding sequence ATGGATATTAAAATTGCCCTGATGGGGTTATTGGTCGGATTTATGGTCGGATTGACGGGGGTTGGCGGAGCTTCGTTGCTGACACCGATTTTGGTAATTATCGGCATCAATCCGAAAATCGCCGTTGCCACCGACCTGTTCTACAATTCGGTCACCAAGCTGTTCGGCAGCATCCAGCATATCCGGCAGAAGACGATCAACGTCAAGCTGGTGATTTATTTGGCCATCGGCAGCATTCCGAGCGCCATCGTGGCGATATTGCTGCTGCAGTTTTACAATCCGCTGGCCGGCCATCAAGACGAAATCATCAAGCATTCGCTCGGCTTCGTCCTTGTCCTCGTTGCGATTATTACGCTCGCCAAGCAATTTTTCGAACCGCTCGGAAAAACGAAACTGCAGGATAAACCGATCGAAGAAAAACGCGCCCTTACCATCGCCATCGGCGCCGTTCTCGGCTTTATCGTCGGCTTGACCTCCATCGGCTCCGGCTCGCTGTTCGCGATCGCCATGTTGTATTTGTACCGGCTTACCGCCGCCGAACTCGTCGGTACGGACATCGTGCATGCCTTCTTCCTCGTGTCGGCCGCCGGCCTGCTGCATGCGGGCCTCGGCAATATCGACTATATGCTGGCGCTCAACCTTCTCGTCGGTTCGGTGCCAGGCGTGCTTCTCGGCAGCAGCCTCTCGGCGAAAATGCCGGCAAAGCCGCTCCGCGCGATCATGGCGACACTGATTTTGATCAGCGGGTTGAAGTTGATTTGA
- a CDS encoding gamma-glutamylcyclotransferase family protein — protein MVNVFVYGTLLTGESNHRIAAPYVYAVKPGAIRGTLYDVGPYPALVLDAEGSRIDGEWLTVTPDGLAEMDELESYYGPGETNEYERVWVQDIEDGSKEGWVYVYTDSRGLPRIREGSWREYRRGRGAVQS, from the coding sequence ATGGTGAACGTATTTGTTTATGGGACGCTGCTCACGGGGGAGAGCAATCATCGCATCGCTGCGCCCTATGTATATGCCGTAAAGCCGGGGGCCATTCGCGGGACACTGTACGATGTCGGGCCGTATCCTGCCCTTGTGCTTGATGCCGAAGGAAGCCGGATCGATGGGGAATGGCTGACGGTAACGCCGGATGGGCTGGCCGAAATGGATGAGCTGGAAAGCTATTACGGGCCCGGCGAAACGAACGAATATGAGCGGGTTTGGGTACAGGATATTGAGGATGGATCGAAGGAAGGCTGGGTATATGTCTATACCGACTCCCGAGGGCTGCCGCGGATCCGGGAAGGATCGTGGCGGGAATACCGCAGAGGGCGGGGAGCTGTGCAAAGCTGA
- a CDS encoding response regulator, with product MTIHHILLADDELALRFLLTETLAEEGYAITEAEDGLQALNHLQERQYDLIILDYMMPERTGVEVCEWLRNHDNPNRDVPVILLTAKTLDKDRERAMTAGVTQYIVKPFSPLQLLDAVRELIDSRGS from the coding sequence ATGACGATTCATCACATTTTGCTGGCCGACGACGAGCTGGCGCTTCGATTTTTGCTTACGGAAACGCTTGCGGAGGAAGGTTATGCGATCACGGAGGCCGAGGACGGTCTGCAGGCGCTGAACCATCTTCAGGAGCGGCAGTACGATTTGATTATTCTCGATTATATGATGCCGGAGCGTACGGGAGTGGAAGTATGCGAATGGCTGCGTAACCACGATAACCCGAACCGGGATGTTCCGGTGATCCTGCTTACGGCCAAGACGTTGGACAAAGACAGAGAGCGGGCTATGACGGCCGGAGTTACGCAGTACATCGTGAAGCCGTTCAGTCCGCTGCAGCTTTTGGATGCAGTGCGGGAGCTTATCGATTCCCGCGGTTCTTGA